The Macaca fascicularis isolate 582-1 chromosome 1, T2T-MFA8v1.1 genome includes a window with the following:
- the RO60 gene encoding RNA-binding protein RO60, with protein sequence MEESVNQMQPLNEKQIANSQDGYVWQVTDMNRLHRFLCFGSEGGTYYIKEQKLGLENAEALIRLIEDGRGCEVIQEIKLFSQEGRTTKQEPMLFALAICSQCSDISTKQAAFKAVSEVCRIPTHLFTFIQFKKDLKESMKCGMWGRALRKAIADWYNEKGGMALALAVTKYKQRNGWSHKDLLRLSHLKPSSEGLAIVTKYITKGWKEVHELYKEKALSVETEKLLKYLEAVEKVKRTRDELEVIHLIEEHRLVREHLLTNHLKSKEVWKALLQEMPLTALLRNLGKMTANSVLEPGNSEVSLVCEKLCNEKLLKKARIHPFHILIALETYKTGHGLRGKLKWRPDEEILKALDAAFYKTFKTVEPTGKRFLLAVDVSASMNQRVLGSILNASTVAAAMCMVVTRTEKDSYVVAFSDEMVPCPVTTDMTLQQVLMAMSQIPAGGTDCSLPMIWAQKTNTPADVFIVFTDNETFAGGVHPAVALREYRKKMDIPAKLIVCGMTSNGFTIADPDDRGMLDMCGFDTGALDVIRNFTLDMI encoded by the exons atggaGGAATCCGTAAACCAAATGCAGCCATTGAATGAGAAGCAGATAGCCAATTCTCAGGATGGATATGTATGGCAAGTCACTGACATGAATCGACTACACCGGTTCTTATGTTTCGGTTCTGAAGGTGGGACTTATTATATCAAAGAACAGAAGTTGGGCCTTGAAAATGCTGAAGCTTTAATTAGATTGATTGAAGATGGCAGAGGATGTGAAGTGATAcaagaaataaagttatttagTCAAGAAGGCAGAACCACAAAGCAAGAGCCTATGCTCTTTGCACTTGCCATTTGTTCCCAGTGCTCCGACATAAGCACAAAACAAGCAGCATTTAAAGCTGTTTCTGAAGTTTGCCGCATTCCTACCCATCTCTTTACTTTTATCCAGTTTAAGAAAGATCTGAAGGAAAGCATGAAATGTGGCATGTGGGGTCGTGCCCTCCGGAAGGCTATCGCGGACTGGTACAATGAGAAAGGTGGCATGGCCCTTGCTCTGGCAGTTACAAAATATAAACAGAGAAATGGCTGGTCTCACAAAGATCTATTAAGATTGTCACATCTTAAACCTTCCAGTGAAG GACTTGCAATTGTGACCAAATATATTACAAAGGGCTGGAAAGAAGTTCAtgaattatataaagaaaaagcacTCTCTGTGGAGactgaaaaattattaaagtatcTGGAGGCTGTAGAGAAAGTGAAGCGCACAAGAGATGAGCTAGAAGTCATTCATCTAATAGAAGAACATAGATTAGTTAGAGAACATCTTTTAACAAATCACTTAAAGTCGAAAGAG GTATGGAAGGCTTTGTTACAAGAAATGCCTCTTACTGCATTACTAAGGAATCTAGGAAAGATGACTGCTAATTCAGTACTTGAACCAGGAAATTCAGAAGTATCTTTAGTATGTGAAAAACTGTGTAatgaaaaactattaaaaaag gcTCGTATACATCCATTTCATATTTTGATCGCATTAGAAACTTACAAGACAGGTCATGGGCTGAGAGGAAAACTGAAGTGGCGCCCTGATGAAGAAATTTTGAAAGCATTGGATGCtgctttttataaaacatttaag ACAGTTGAACCAACTGGAAAACGTTTCTTACTAGCTGTTGATGTCAGTGCTTCTATGAACCAAAGAGTTTTGGGTAGTATACTCAACGCTAGTACAGTTGCTGCAGCAATGTGCATG gttgtcacaagaacagaaaaagattCTTACGTAGTTGCTTTTTCCGATGAAATGGTACCATGTCCGGTGACTACAGATATGACCTTACAACAGGTTTTAATGGCTATGAGTCAG ATCCCAGCAGGTGGAACTGATTGCTCTCTTCCAATGATCTGGGCTCAGAAGACAAACACACCTGCTGATGTCTTCATTGTATTCACTGATAATGAGACCTTTGCTGGAGGTGTCCATCCTGCTGTTGCTCTGAGGGAGTATCGAAAG AAAATGGATATTCCAGCTAAACTGATTGTTTGTGGAATGACATCAAATGGTTTTACCATTGCAGACCCAGATGATAGAGGCATGTTGGATATGTGTGGCTTTGATACTGGAGCTCTGGATGTAATTCGAAATTTCACATTAGATATGATTTAA